The proteins below come from a single Cupriavidus pauculus genomic window:
- the gcvA gene encoding transcriptional regulator GcvA, whose amino-acid sequence MPRRLPPLNAVRVFEAAARLESFSAAADELSVTHGAVSRQVAQLESWLGHGLFDRVGRRVVLTPLGRRYLSEVSAALDRLALATAEQLKATRQQVIRVNAPTTFALRWLLPQLSNFQLTHPSIEVRLTTSDEPIERVREPFDVAIRGGEQQPAGYVVTEFLTEVRLPVCSPKVLQAHPIRDVSDLAHHTLLHTATYPELWAQWLTACGSPQLAGGQSLQLDHFYLTLQAAIDGLGIAMGPTALVALDVREGRLVFPFEGPALPAWRYGCYVHNARREEPAIVAFTTWLLEVGAKFSAA is encoded by the coding sequence ATGCCGCGCCGATTGCCGCCACTGAACGCCGTCCGCGTCTTCGAGGCCGCCGCGCGCCTCGAGAGCTTCAGCGCCGCCGCGGACGAGCTGTCCGTGACCCATGGCGCGGTCAGCCGGCAGGTGGCGCAACTGGAGTCGTGGCTCGGGCATGGGCTGTTCGACCGGGTAGGCCGGCGCGTGGTCCTGACGCCGCTTGGGCGCCGGTATCTGTCCGAGGTATCGGCCGCGCTGGACCGGCTCGCGCTCGCCACCGCGGAGCAACTGAAGGCCACGCGCCAGCAGGTCATCCGCGTCAACGCGCCCACCACGTTCGCCCTGCGCTGGCTGTTGCCGCAGCTATCGAATTTCCAGCTGACCCATCCGTCGATCGAGGTCCGTCTGACGACCTCGGACGAGCCCATCGAGCGTGTGCGCGAGCCGTTCGACGTGGCCATTCGCGGCGGCGAGCAGCAGCCCGCGGGGTATGTCGTCACCGAATTCCTGACGGAGGTGCGGCTGCCCGTGTGTTCGCCGAAGGTGCTCCAGGCGCATCCGATTCGCGACGTGTCGGACCTCGCGCATCACACGCTGCTGCATACCGCGACCTATCCGGAGCTCTGGGCGCAATGGCTTACGGCATGCGGCAGCCCGCAACTGGCCGGCGGCCAGTCGCTGCAGCTCGACCATTTCTATCTGACGCTGCAGGCCGCGATCGACGGGCTGGGGATCGCCATGGGCCCCACGGCGCTCGTGGCGCTCGATGTCAGGGAAGGGCGCCTCGTCTTTCCGTTCGAGGGGCCCGCGCTACCCGCATGGCGATACGGCTGCTATGTGCACAACGCGCGCCGCGAGGAACCCGCGATCGTGGCGTTCACCACGTGGCTGCTGGAAGTCGGGGCGAAATTCTCGGCAGCCTAG